In Phaeobacter gallaeciensis DSM 26640, a genomic segment contains:
- a CDS encoding DUF1285 domain-containing protein encodes MSGQNPVTSGSNTPETGSEPPSAEGLAAAAKTASKGGLPPVHLWNPPFCGDLDMRIARDGTWFYLGTPIGRFELVKLFSSILKLEDGKYFLVTPVEKVGITVEDAPFVAVDFEVGGTDEAQVLRFETHVGDRVEAGPAHKIRVVRDEETGEPAPYVMVRAGLEALIDRKSFYRLVDLGCHRDGWFGLWSGGAFFGIIPSDELPDD; translated from the coding sequence ATGAGCGGACAAAATCCCGTGACTTCCGGCAGCAACACCCCTGAAACAGGATCAGAGCCCCCCAGCGCCGAGGGGCTGGCGGCTGCGGCCAAGACGGCGAGCAAAGGCGGTCTGCCGCCAGTACATCTGTGGAATCCACCGTTCTGCGGGGATCTGGATATGCGGATTGCCCGCGATGGCACCTGGTTCTACCTCGGCACGCCAATCGGACGCTTTGAACTGGTGAAGCTGTTTTCCTCCATTCTGAAGCTGGAAGATGGCAAGTATTTCCTTGTTACGCCTGTCGAAAAGGTTGGCATCACGGTGGAGGATGCTCCCTTTGTCGCGGTCGATTTCGAAGTGGGCGGCACGGATGAGGCACAGGTGCTGCGGTTTGAAACTCATGTTGGCGACAGAGTTGAGGCCGGGCCTGCGCATAAAATCCGCGTGGTGCGGGATGAAGAGACAGGTGAGCCAGCACCTTATGTGATGGTGCGGGCTGGTCTGGAGGCGCTGATTGATCGCAAGAGCTTTTACCGGCTGGTGGATCTGGGGTGTCACCGGGACGGATGGTTTGGCCTGTGGTCCGGCGGTGCGTTCTTCGGCATCATCCCATCGGATGAGCTGCCGGACGACTGA
- a CDS encoding hydroxypyruvate isomerase family protein yields the protein MPKFAANISLLFAELPYLDRFPAAARAGFEAVEILFPYELAAKETQRALLANGLELLLINAPPPNYTGGMPGYAALPMGSDRFQRDIRRVLRYAEVLRPGMIHIMAGYAKGDVAKDTLIRNLQWAADYAPGQQFTIEPLNSGDQPGYFLDDYNLAVEVLEAVDRKNVGLQYDAYHAQLIHGDAVKVWEAFGDRAAHVQIGAAPGRCEPGTGPVDFEQLFAAIDESGYEGWVSAEYTPSTKRTEDSLAWMG from the coding sequence ATGCCGAAATTTGCGGCCAATATTTCATTGCTGTTTGCAGAATTGCCCTATCTGGATCGGTTTCCTGCAGCCGCGCGGGCCGGGTTTGAAGCGGTGGAAATCCTGTTTCCCTATGAGCTGGCTGCGAAAGAGACCCAGCGGGCCTTGTTGGCCAATGGGTTGGAACTGCTGCTGATCAACGCACCGCCCCCCAACTATACCGGCGGGATGCCGGGCTATGCGGCGCTACCGATGGGGTCGGATCGGTTTCAACGCGACATCAGGCGGGTGTTGCGCTACGCGGAGGTGCTGCGGCCCGGTATGATCCATATCATGGCTGGTTACGCCAAAGGCGATGTGGCCAAAGATACGCTGATCCGCAATCTGCAATGGGCCGCTGATTATGCGCCGGGACAGCAATTCACCATTGAGCCACTGAACAGCGGTGATCAGCCGGGGTATTTTCTGGATGACTACAATCTCGCGGTTGAAGTGCTGGAGGCCGTGGACCGCAAGAACGTCGGTCTGCAATATGATGCCTATCATGCGCAGCTGATCCATGGGGATGCGGTCAAGGTCTGGGAGGCCTTTGGCGACCGTGCAGCCCATGTTCAGATCGGAGCTGCTCCCGGACGCTGCGAGCCAGGAACCGGACCGGTGGATTTCGAACAGCTCTTCGCGGCGATTGACGAAAGCGGCTATGAGGGCTGGGTCAGCGCCGAATACACCCCAAGTACCAAACGGACAGAAGACAGTCTGGCCTGGATGGGCTGA
- a CDS encoding DUF2798 domain-containing protein: MFPARFAPVLFGLILSGVMSCIVTGVATLKAVGLSAEAPGLWMSAWSFGWPVAFVVVLGVAPAVRRLVAWMVKPPAETPCPAGPPSVKD; encoded by the coding sequence ATGTTCCCTGCGCGATTCGCCCCTGTCCTGTTTGGCCTGATCCTATCGGGGGTCATGTCCTGCATTGTGACGGGGGTTGCCACGCTGAAAGCGGTTGGCCTGAGCGCAGAGGCGCCGGGGCTCTGGATGTCAGCCTGGAGTTTCGGCTGGCCGGTGGCATTCGTCGTTGTGCTGGGGGTGGCGCCTGCGGTGCGCCGATTGGTGGCCTGGATGGTGAAGCCGCCTGCGGAAACACCCTGCCCCGCAGGACCGCCCAGCGTAAAAGACTAG
- the polA gene encoding DNA polymerase I translates to MTTTPFGTGCHLHLIDGSAFIFRAYHALPPLTRKSDGLPIGAVAGFCNMLHRYVEGNTGPDAPTHVAVIFDKGSHTFRNDLYDQYKANREAMPEDLRPQIPLTRTATEAFNIACKEQEGFEADDIIATLACQARDAGGRVTIISSDKDLMQLVGGGVEMLDAMKNKRIDSDGVFEKFGVGPDRVVDVQALAGDSVDNVPGAPGIGIKTAALLINEYGSLEDLLNRAEEIKQPKRRQTLIENRAQIELSKQLVQLDNNMELDFTLDDLGVRDPDADQLLHFLAEMEFRTLSKRVADQLGKEAPAIVDAPAQSTDTAETPTVADMPFDSGSYECVRDAEALKKWVTQIRERGWVAVDTETTGFDEMVVDLVGISLCVEPGRACYIPLTHKSGSSDDLFGSDDLVDGQMPLQDALDLLKPVLEDDSILKIGQNMKYDAKIFARRGINVAPIDDTMLMSYAMYAGQHGHGMDTLSERYLNHTPIPIKPLLGTGKSAITFDRVPIDDAVAYAAEDADITLRLWQLFKPQLHQAGVTTVYETLERPLVPVLARMEREGIKVDRDTLSRMSNAFAQKMAGLEAEIHELAGQTFNVGSPKQLGEILFDKLGMEGGKKGKTGAYATGADILEDLATEHTLPGLVLDWRQLSKLKSTYTDALQDHINAETGRVHTSYVQTGANTGRLASTDPNLQNIPIRSEEGRRIREAFVPEDGNVLLALDYSQIELRILAHVAGIDTLKQAFAEGQDIHALTASEMFNVPLEEMTPDIRRQAKAINFGVIYGISGFGLARNLRIPRAEAQGFIDRYFERFPGIRRYMDETVAFAKEHGHVQTLFGRKIHTPEISAKGPRAGFAKRAAINAPIQGTAADVIRRAMIRMPAAIAHLPARMLLQVHDELLFEVPEDAVDETIETARHVMETAADPAVHLDVKLVVDAGRGQNWAEAH, encoded by the coding sequence ATGACAACCACCCCTTTTGGCACCGGCTGCCATCTGCATCTGATCGACGGATCGGCCTTCATCTTTCGCGCCTATCACGCGTTGCCGCCCCTCACCCGCAAATCCGACGGGCTGCCCATCGGTGCTGTGGCGGGTTTTTGCAACATGTTGCACCGCTATGTTGAAGGCAACACCGGCCCGGACGCGCCAACCCATGTTGCGGTGATCTTCGACAAGGGATCGCACACCTTCCGCAATGATCTTTACGATCAATACAAGGCCAACCGCGAAGCCATGCCCGAGGATCTGCGCCCGCAGATTCCTCTAACCCGTACCGCCACCGAGGCCTTCAATATTGCCTGCAAGGAACAGGAAGGGTTCGAGGCCGACGATATTATCGCCACGCTTGCCTGCCAGGCCCGCGATGCAGGCGGCCGGGTGACAATTATTTCCTCTGACAAGGATCTGATGCAGCTGGTCGGCGGTGGTGTCGAAATGCTGGACGCGATGAAGAACAAACGCATCGACAGCGATGGTGTCTTCGAGAAATTCGGTGTCGGTCCGGACCGTGTGGTGGATGTCCAGGCGCTTGCTGGCGACTCGGTCGACAACGTGCCCGGCGCGCCGGGGATCGGGATCAAGACAGCCGCGCTGCTGATCAACGAATACGGTTCGCTGGAGGACCTGCTCAACCGCGCCGAGGAGATCAAACAGCCCAAGCGCCGCCAAACCCTGATCGAGAACCGCGCGCAGATCGAACTGTCAAAGCAGCTCGTCCAGCTGGACAACAATATGGAGCTGGATTTCACATTGGATGATCTGGGCGTGCGCGACCCCGATGCAGACCAGCTGCTCCACTTTCTTGCTGAGATGGAATTTCGCACGCTGTCCAAGCGTGTCGCCGATCAATTGGGCAAAGAGGCGCCAGCCATTGTCGACGCCCCTGCGCAAAGCACCGACACCGCCGAGACGCCGACCGTGGCGGATATGCCCTTCGACAGCGGCAGCTATGAATGCGTCCGTGACGCCGAGGCGCTGAAAAAATGGGTGACCCAGATTCGCGAACGCGGCTGGGTGGCGGTGGATACGGAAACCACTGGCTTTGACGAGATGGTGGTGGATCTTGTGGGCATCTCACTCTGCGTGGAACCGGGCCGCGCCTGTTACATTCCGCTCACCCATAAATCCGGCAGCAGCGATGATCTCTTCGGTTCTGACGATCTGGTAGACGGTCAGATGCCGCTGCAGGACGCACTCGATCTGCTAAAGCCCGTGCTTGAGGACGATAGTATCCTCAAGATCGGCCAGAATATGAAATACGACGCCAAGATTTTTGCCCGCCGGGGCATCAATGTGGCGCCAATCGATGACACGATGCTGATGTCCTATGCGATGTACGCAGGCCAGCACGGGCACGGCATGGACACACTGTCGGAACGTTATCTGAACCACACGCCGATCCCGATCAAACCGCTGCTGGGCACCGGAAAATCCGCAATCACCTTTGACCGCGTGCCGATCGACGATGCCGTGGCCTATGCCGCTGAGGACGCCGATATCACCCTGCGTTTGTGGCAGCTGTTCAAACCGCAGCTGCATCAGGCGGGCGTCACCACGGTCTACGAGACGCTGGAACGCCCGCTGGTGCCCGTGCTTGCCCGGATGGAGCGCGAAGGTATCAAGGTAGATCGCGATACGCTGTCGCGCATGTCCAACGCTTTTGCCCAGAAAATGGCTGGGCTGGAGGCCGAAATACACGAGCTGGCCGGTCAAACCTTCAATGTCGGATCCCCCAAACAGCTGGGAGAAATTCTGTTTGACAAGCTCGGCATGGAGGGGGGCAAGAAGGGCAAGACCGGTGCTTATGCCACCGGGGCGGATATTCTTGAGGATCTCGCCACCGAACACACCTTACCGGGTCTGGTGCTGGACTGGCGCCAGCTGAGCAAGCTGAAATCGACCTATACCGACGCGCTTCAGGATCATATCAACGCCGAAACCGGGCGCGTTCACACCTCTTATGTGCAGACCGGGGCCAACACCGGGCGCCTCGCCTCAACCGATCCCAACCTGCAGAATATCCCCATCCGCTCCGAGGAAGGGCGCCGCATCCGCGAGGCCTTTGTTCCGGAGGACGGCAATGTGCTTCTGGCGCTGGACTACAGCCAGATTGAATTGCGTATCCTGGCCCATGTCGCCGGGATTGATACCCTCAAACAGGCCTTTGCCGAGGGGCAGGATATCCACGCCCTCACCGCGTCAGAGATGTTCAACGTTCCGCTGGAGGAGATGACACCGGACATTCGCCGACAGGCCAAAGCGATCAACTTTGGCGTGATTTATGGCATTTCCGGCTTTGGTCTGGCCCGCAACCTGCGCATCCCGCGAGCCGAGGCGCAGGGCTTCATCGACCGCTATTTTGAACGGTTCCCCGGCATTCGCCGCTATATGGATGAAACCGTTGCCTTCGCCAAGGAGCACGGCCATGTGCAAACCCTGTTCGGGCGCAAGATCCACACGCCGGAGATCTCTGCCAAGGGACCGCGCGCCGGCTTTGCCAAACGCGCCGCAATCAATGCGCCGATCCAGGGCACCGCAGCCGATGTGATCCGCCGCGCGATGATCCGAATGCCTGCTGCTATCGCTCATCTGCCTGCACGGATGCTACTGCAGGTTCACGACGAACTTCTGTTCGAGGTGCCGGAAGACGCGGTTGATGAGACAATCGAAACCGCCCGTCACGTGATGGAAACCGCGGCAGATCCGGCGGTTCATCTGGACGTGAAACTGGTGGTAGATGCCGGCAGAGGGCAAAACTGGGCAGAGGCCCACTAA
- a CDS encoding bifunctional diguanylate cyclase/phosphodiesterase: MYSVVQCITQEHSLGLVALAALVCVIGSCLSVQMTQRLGRTAGTRKLVQLALTSLISGGTVWTTHFIAMLAFDPGYAHGYDPLLTGVSLAAAVVGMLMTNGVYAFAYSTNYRVAASGAMFGLSVSTMHYLGMSGYLLPGEIVWQTTPLISSILLGAALGVATYEYLTRYATGRHWIVAVGLMTLTICAMHFTGMSAITVQLSPLYSVPPEVISDATLGLFVLGTMAIILMIGFAALSIETNMENEARNQLQHAALHDPLTGLPNRMALTRKMASLTELLERDETERVAVLTLDLNLFKEINDLYGHSAGDSVLTTVANRLNSVLEKDEFIARVGGDEFVALKQGFRRVDQVLAFAERLHALTVEPVDFDNTSAIVGVAIGVATSLEDGRDIRDLLHKSDVAMYRAKADADRHICLFNAQMEKHNRERLELVNDLRQACIAGDQFELVYQLQNDLSSLAPVGFEVLLRWNHPAKGRVSPDTFIPIAEETGLIREIGLWVLRTACQEASSWPGSFNIAVNVAPQQLMQPSFVERVSDILLETGLSADRLELEITEASIIDDQVHTLKVMQQLKTMGLRIAMDDFGTGYSSLAMLQTFPFDKIKIDQSFVQNVHIDAQRAAIVRSTLLLGAALNIPVLAEGVEVEDELQFLRMENCSSVQGYYFGKPMSRDEMRAVVQANQQKKKTA, from the coding sequence ATGTACAGCGTCGTTCAATGCATTACGCAAGAACACAGCCTTGGCCTTGTGGCCCTGGCTGCGCTTGTCTGCGTTATCGGTTCCTGCTTGTCGGTACAGATGACTCAGCGCCTCGGTCGGACGGCTGGCACGCGCAAACTTGTCCAGCTCGCGCTCACCAGCCTGATCAGCGGCGGCACCGTGTGGACAACACATTTCATCGCCATGCTCGCCTTTGACCCCGGATATGCGCATGGGTATGACCCTCTGCTGACCGGGGTGTCGCTTGCGGCTGCGGTGGTGGGCATGCTCATGACGAATGGCGTCTACGCATTTGCATATTCGACCAACTATCGGGTTGCGGCTAGTGGCGCAATGTTCGGTCTCAGCGTTTCAACCATGCACTATCTCGGGATGAGTGGGTATTTGCTGCCGGGAGAAATTGTCTGGCAAACCACACCGTTGATTTCGTCAATTCTGCTCGGCGCGGCGCTGGGGGTGGCGACCTATGAATATCTGACACGCTATGCAACCGGGCGGCACTGGATTGTCGCAGTTGGCCTGATGACGCTGACGATTTGCGCCATGCATTTCACCGGGATGTCGGCCATCACAGTACAACTCAGCCCGCTCTACTCCGTCCCGCCGGAAGTGATTTCTGACGCGACACTCGGCTTGTTCGTGCTGGGCACGATGGCGATCATCCTGATGATCGGTTTTGCGGCACTGAGTATTGAAACAAACATGGAGAACGAAGCGCGCAATCAGCTGCAGCACGCCGCGTTGCATGACCCGCTGACCGGCCTGCCCAACCGGATGGCTCTGACGCGCAAAATGGCCAGCCTGACCGAATTGCTGGAACGCGACGAGACAGAGCGCGTGGCCGTACTAACCTTAGACCTCAACCTTTTCAAAGAAATCAATGATCTCTACGGTCACTCTGCTGGAGACTCCGTTCTGACGACGGTAGCAAACCGTCTCAACTCCGTACTGGAGAAAGATGAGTTTATCGCCCGCGTCGGAGGGGATGAATTTGTCGCTCTTAAACAGGGATTCCGCCGGGTCGATCAGGTGCTGGCCTTCGCCGAACGGCTGCATGCGCTCACCGTGGAACCGGTGGATTTTGACAACACATCCGCCATCGTCGGCGTCGCGATCGGCGTCGCCACCAGCCTTGAGGACGGTCGGGATATCCGCGATCTGCTACACAAATCGGACGTGGCTATGTATCGCGCAAAAGCAGATGCCGACCGGCATATCTGCCTGTTCAACGCCCAGATGGAGAAACACAACCGCGAGCGTCTGGAACTGGTCAACGATCTCCGGCAAGCCTGTATCGCAGGCGATCAGTTTGAACTGGTGTATCAACTACAGAACGATCTCAGCTCGCTGGCACCCGTCGGCTTTGAGGTTCTGCTGCGTTGGAATCACCCCGCAAAGGGGCGCGTTTCGCCCGATACCTTCATCCCGATCGCTGAAGAGACGGGATTGATCCGCGAGATCGGCCTCTGGGTTCTGCGCACGGCCTGTCAGGAAGCCAGCAGTTGGCCGGGGAGTTTCAACATTGCCGTCAATGTCGCTCCGCAGCAGTTGATGCAACCCTCCTTTGTCGAACGTGTCTCAGACATCCTGCTGGAAACCGGCCTGTCGGCCGACCGGCTCGAACTGGAAATCACAGAGGCCAGCATCATCGATGATCAGGTCCATACGCTGAAGGTCATGCAGCAACTCAAAACCATGGGTCTGCGCATTGCCATGGATGATTTTGGCACCGGCTATTCTTCACTCGCGATGCTGCAAACATTTCCCTTCGACAAGATCAAGATCGATCAGAGCTTCGTTCAGAACGTGCACATCGACGCCCAGCGGGCTGCAATCGTACGCTCGACCCTGCTGCTCGGTGCTGCGTTGAACATCCCTGTTCTGGCCGAAGGTGTCGAAGTCGAAGACGAACTGCAGTTCCTACGCATGGAAAATTGTTCTTCGGTTCAAGGGTACTATTTCGGCAAGCCAATGAGCCGCGACGAAATGCGCGCAGTCGTGCAAGCAAATCAGCAAAAAAAGAAAACCGCTTAA
- a CDS encoding zinc-finger domain-containing protein, with protein MTIEAPETKIVDSYRVACDGSEGALGHPRVYLQIPEAEGFVECPYCDCKFIHKDAVDRQA; from the coding sequence ATGACCATCGAAGCGCCGGAAACCAAGATCGTGGACAGCTACCGCGTCGCCTGCGACGGCAGCGAAGGTGCGTTGGGACATCCGCGGGTCTACCTGCAAATCCCCGAGGCCGAAGGCTTCGTCGAATGCCCCTATTGCGATTGCAAATTCATCCATAAGGACGCTGTGGACAGGCAAGCGTAA
- a CDS encoding ABC transporter ATP-binding protein, whose amino-acid sequence MTEDAIRIEGLQKTYKGRRGQPAKDALKGVDLSIPRGSVFGLLGPNGAGKSTMINILAGLVLKTAGKVTIWGFDQDENPRQSRASIGVMPQELNLDPFFSPRGALEVQAGLYGVPKTERRSDDILRMVGLEDKAHAYARTLSGGMQRRLLLGKALVHHPNILVLDEPTAGVDIELRQMLWENIRKLNAQGMTIILTTHYLEEAEEMCDEIAIINQGELVARDTTANLLGRLDAKAMVVHPAHPVTTLPVGDGIASELRGDGAVILRYHGNQTSAEEVLSAVREAGISIRDVKTEEADLEDVFLALTKSRS is encoded by the coding sequence ATGACTGAGGACGCAATCCGTATCGAAGGTTTGCAGAAAACCTACAAGGGCCGCAGGGGGCAGCCTGCCAAAGACGCGCTGAAAGGCGTGGATCTGAGCATTCCGCGTGGATCGGTCTTTGGTCTTCTCGGCCCCAACGGTGCCGGCAAATCCACCATGATCAATATCCTGGCCGGGCTGGTGCTGAAAACGGCGGGAAAGGTCACGATCTGGGGCTTCGATCAGGATGAAAACCCGCGCCAGTCCCGTGCCTCCATCGGGGTCATGCCGCAGGAGTTGAATCTGGATCCGTTTTTCAGCCCGCGCGGTGCGCTTGAAGTGCAGGCAGGATTGTACGGGGTGCCAAAAACCGAACGTCGCAGCGATGATATTCTGCGTATGGTGGGGTTGGAAGATAAGGCACATGCTTATGCCCGAACTCTGTCGGGCGGGATGCAGCGGCGGTTGCTGCTGGGCAAGGCGCTGGTCCATCATCCGAATATCCTCGTTCTGGACGAGCCGACAGCAGGTGTGGATATCGAATTGCGCCAGATGCTGTGGGAGAATATCCGCAAGCTGAACGCGCAAGGCATGACCATTATTCTGACCACACATTATCTCGAAGAGGCCGAGGAAATGTGTGATGAAATCGCGATCATCAATCAGGGTGAGCTGGTGGCGCGCGACACCACGGCAAATCTGCTGGGGCGGTTGGATGCAAAGGCGATGGTGGTCCACCCGGCGCATCCGGTGACGACATTGCCAGTGGGCGATGGAATCGCGTCGGAGTTGCGTGGTGATGGTGCGGTGATCCTGCGCTACCACGGCAATCAGACGAGCGCAGAAGAGGTTTTGTCGGCGGTACGTGAGGCCGGGATTTCGATCCGGGACGTTAAAACCGAAGAGGCCGATCTGGAAGATGTGTTTCTGGCGCTGACAAAATCTCGGAGCTGA
- a CDS encoding DUF6478 family protein, with amino-acid sequence MGRTIEKLLFKRVLKRWRRLAQQAPKASLSRLREQRNRARTLRLHLDQLIHIAESRLALPQIGSNAFPRPHGTDWGWRPELWRGPLPVPGASAVPSKTRLGHEVQLFHDCAVSELTLRQLRNNREEDLAPYGVRLDVFRFDGSFLSLVIELPQEVTHGLSRDHLLRVDCTVETENPIEIFARLNIKHGPNTEQLVREMPMSDKRTHVEYDLAYAELNEKRVERLWLELIFEAPEMNQVTLRDLTLSRSRRASL; translated from the coding sequence ATGGGCAGGACGATTGAAAAGCTGCTATTCAAACGCGTGCTGAAGCGATGGCGACGCCTTGCGCAACAGGCCCCCAAAGCGTCCCTCAGCCGGCTGAGGGAGCAGCGCAACCGCGCCAGAACACTACGCCTGCATCTGGATCAACTGATTCATATCGCCGAAAGTCGGCTGGCACTGCCGCAAATCGGCTCAAACGCCTTTCCGCGCCCCCATGGCACAGACTGGGGCTGGCGCCCGGAACTCTGGCGCGGCCCGCTGCCTGTTCCCGGTGCCTCCGCGGTTCCCAGCAAAACCCGGCTCGGCCATGAGGTGCAGCTGTTTCATGACTGTGCCGTCTCGGAACTCACCCTGCGCCAGCTGCGCAACAACCGTGAGGAAGACCTTGCCCCTTATGGCGTCCGCCTGGATGTGTTCCGCTTTGACGGCTCATTCCTGTCGCTGGTCATTGAGCTGCCGCAAGAGGTGACTCACGGGCTAAGCCGCGATCATCTGCTGCGGGTGGATTGCACGGTGGAAACCGAAAACCCGATAGAAATCTTTGCGCGGCTCAACATCAAGCATGGTCCGAACACCGAACAATTGGTGCGTGAAATGCCCATGAGCGACAAACGGACCCACGTCGAATATGATCTCGCCTATGCCGAGCTGAACGAAAAACGCGTCGAGCGGCTGTGGCTGGAACTGATCTTTGAAGCCCCGGAAATGAATCAGGTGACCCTACGCGATCTCACCCTGTCCCGCAGCCGCCGCGCCAGTCTCTAA